TCTTTTTTTATCCAGTAGAAGTCACCCGCGATAACATCTTTAGGTTTGTATAAAACAAATGAGTCGGAAAGAAATTCATTAAATAAGTTAATAGGTGGCAACATGGCATCTTGAATTCGTTTAGCATATTTAATACTATCTGTGATTTCATTGTGAGATACCTCTAATTCATCGTGTTGTTTTTCAATCTTTTCTTTGTGCGAGATAATGTCCTGCTCGTAGTCTCTGGAAGTAGCTAATACATGAAAAATCAGATAGAAGCTCACACCGAAAATGAGTAGTACATTCATAATGTATACCGTTTCGTTAAGTTCCTTGTCCCATTCTGGTGTATCTATATTTACATATTGAGTCACAAAAAATGCCGCAGAAGAAAAAAGAAAAATAGCAAGGCCTGGTTTTAATCCTTTGATCATTAAGAGTGCCAACATGGCTGTAGGAAATAAGACGAGTCGACCTGTACCACCTGAAAAAGAAATGAAACGATGACAACATGAACAATAATGATTGAGCAAAGTATGATAGCTGCACTTTGATGCTTGCCTTTCTTTGAGAATAAAAACATGGATGCTGAGGCTAGGAAGAATATAGTCTTGTGCAACATAGGCTCCACAGCTTCTAAAGAAAAGAATAAGGCAGAATATGAAAATGCGATCAGACGAACCACAAAAATCATTCTATTAGTTACATGCGCTCTACGTATGTCTATACTAGAAATAGTTGTATTGATTCCTAAATTGGATATGGCGTGCCATCACTTCGTTTTTCGTCTTGTTTTGAGTTAGATCAAAGGTAATCGCTTGATCGATTAATTGAAGAGTTTCCTACTTAAATCTCCATTCTCGGAGTACCATTTTTTTATTTGAGATTCCCTCCATCCAGAAATGGTTTCTCGGTTGAGGTGTTCCAAAATTGGTTTATCATCTGTAAGCACTTGCCCCCAACTCGCTTCAATTGGATATGTTACCCAGGAAGCATTTGAAAAATGTTTTAAGAATGGTTTGCAACAATTACTTATTCTGGACATGGGCATTGTGCTGTAATCCAGTGGTTTTAATGATGCGGCAAAAATTATATCGGACACAGCCGAATTACCATGAAATAGATTGATGTTGAAACCTGCTTTTTCAAGAGTTCTATAAATGGATATAAATGCTTGTCCGTTTTCCTTGTTATATGCTCCCTGGAAATTTATTAGAACAACTCCTTGTTCTGTAAGATTAGATTGCAAGGATTTGAAGTTCTCAATCGATAAAGCGTAGGTAGGTTGCACTTCGCCCTTTATCATATCAAAAATAATTAAGTCGTATTGCTTTTTACAAGTTCTCAGATAATGCCTAGCATCGTCAATATAGATTTTACAACTCTGTGGTTTTTTAAAAGAAAAGTACTTAGTTGCCAAATCTTCTAAACGGGAATCAAGTTCTACAGCATCTACAGATATATCAAGGCGATCAAGTTCACCTACCATATTGCCTGCGCCGAAACCAAGCAATAGTGCATCGGATCCGGGAGGTACTATCGAAGATAGAATTGACAATAAATGAGGGTATCTCCACATAGAATAAGAAGAGCCTTCAAGTTCAAAGGCTTTAGTTTGTACTATGTTATTAACGAGCAATGACCTCTGAGTAAAAAAATCTGCATAATTTTTTTCTACAATTTTTATTTGACCAAGTAGACCTTCATTACTAAATAGGATTTTGTTTGGGCCATAATAACGAGGACTAAAGGTTTCGATAATTAAGAAAACGATCAACCCTACTATTATGGCACCAACAGC
This sequence is a window from Flavobacteriales bacterium. Protein-coding genes within it:
- a CDS encoding fused MFS/spermidine synthase codes for the protein MGFLIIPTWGVKTPLLLVSLTLFITSLVVLFDKNFLKQIIAVGAIIVGLIVFLIIETFSPRYYGPNKILFSNEGLLGQIKIVEKNYADFFTQRSLLVNNIVQTKAFELEGSSYSMWRYPHLLSILSSIVPPGSDALLLGFGAGNMVGELDRLDISVDAVELDSRLEDLATKYFSFKKPQSCKIYIDDARHYLRTCKKQYDLIIFDMIKGEVQPTYALSIENFKSLQSNLTEQGVVLINFQGAYNKENGQAFISIYRTLEKAGFNINLFHGNSAVSDIIFAASLKPLDYSTMPMSRISNCCKPFLKHFSNASWVTYPIEASWGQVLTDDKPILEHLNRETISGWRESQIKKWYSENGDLSRKLFN